A single genomic interval of Lewinellaceae bacterium harbors:
- the pxpB gene encoding 5-oxoprolinase subunit PxpB, which produces MNIQTFGDQAIILQFSSEIDPEAHQQVIAYLKHLQEKAVSGINYLIPAYGSLTIGYNPERISFEALTALLEGYQHNVDKTEPFAGTRRWKIPVCYDPPFAPDLEQVAAHTGLTVEEIINQHSKTRYRVYMIGFLPGFPYLGILPKSLATPRRKSPRLHVQAGSVGIAQRQTGIYPNEAPGGWQIIGRTPIPMYTRTDQSFLLQAGDEVQFECITGEEFNYWSARVGSEDFSLSELHG; this is translated from the coding sequence ATGAACATTCAGACCTTTGGTGATCAGGCTATCATTCTTCAATTCTCTTCAGAAATCGATCCTGAAGCTCATCAACAGGTCATAGCTTATCTGAAACATCTGCAAGAAAAAGCTGTATCTGGCATCAATTACCTGATTCCGGCCTATGGATCACTTACCATAGGATATAATCCGGAAAGGATCAGTTTTGAAGCGCTGACTGCTCTGCTCGAAGGATACCAGCATAATGTGGATAAAACCGAGCCATTTGCCGGCACAAGGCGATGGAAAATACCGGTTTGTTACGACCCTCCATTCGCTCCGGATCTCGAACAGGTAGCGGCACACACCGGCCTGACTGTGGAGGAAATTATCAACCAGCACAGCAAGACAAGATATCGCGTCTACATGATTGGTTTCTTACCCGGTTTTCCCTATCTGGGTATCCTACCCAAATCTCTAGCCACCCCGCGCCGGAAATCACCCCGGCTGCATGTCCAGGCCGGATCGGTAGGAATCGCACAACGACAGACCGGCATTTATCCGAATGAAGCTCCCGGTGGCTGGCAAATCATCGGGCGGACACCCATCCCAATGTACACCCGGACTGATCAATCGTTTTTACTCCAGGCGGGCGATGAAGTCCAATTTGAATGCATAACCGGTGAAGAATTTAATTACTGGTCAGCGCGCGTGGGATCAGAAGATTTCTCCTTAAGTGAATTGCATGGATAA
- a CDS encoding DUF2905 domain-containing protein, which yields MDHTNVGKGIVVVGGIILAIGVIWYFWGNKLSWIGHLPGDIRIERENIRIYIPITTMILASLILSILLRVFRHLLH from the coding sequence ATGGATCATACCAATGTAGGTAAAGGAATTGTCGTTGTGGGAGGTATCATCCTGGCTATCGGTGTAATCTGGTATTTCTGGGGGAATAAACTATCCTGGATTGGTCATCTTCCGGGAGATATCCGCATTGAACGGGAGAATATACGCATCTACATTCCAATTACGACCATGATCCTGGCCAGCCTGATTTTGTCCATCCTTCTGCGTGTGTTCAGACATCTATTACACTGA
- a CDS encoding right-handed parallel beta-helix repeat-containing protein has product MKYTPFLTIGMVLLTIVRSQAASFYIDPSLGKQTNDGSITAPWRTLEEVVSDGLIQSYVYQPLPYNAASSKLVAFNISAPVQPGDTLILRSGLHGNLFLKNYNNALPITLMAGPGETPVLEEVHLQACSNWILDGLTVSSEPYGHYLSDKLIYLESHGWQGPTKNITIRNCHIYSTKSPWTNAADWVNKASDGLFIKADSVLAQGNILENVHFGLTASGDYIQAIGNQIINFSGDGMRILGSYILFDGNTIKNCYDVDENHDDGIQSFTTNGHIVDHNIIRNNVILNYEDPDQPLLGPLQGIGCFDGFYNDWLIENNLICVNHWHGITLLGANNCRIIHNTVIDPTPDEEPGPSWIRIDDHKDGRKSSNCVVANNIANRIIADADTSGNFELRTYQQYREQFVDYTNYDFHLLAHSTLIDRGTANYGNGFDAEGTIRPQGAQVDPGCYEFSALTSLHSSIIASEPQLKLYPNPVANQLLLTTKLEWHHLVVCDVQGKPLIYLSQTNDPKTATIDVTQLSSGVYWIKVISRNGETTGFGKFMKL; this is encoded by the coding sequence ATGAAATACACCCCCTTTCTGACTATTGGCATGGTCCTATTGACGATTGTCCGGTCACAGGCTGCATCCTTTTACATCGATCCATCACTGGGCAAGCAAACCAATGACGGAAGTATCACGGCCCCCTGGCGCACCCTGGAGGAAGTAGTATCAGATGGTCTTATCCAATCCTATGTTTACCAGCCACTCCCTTACAATGCTGCATCAAGCAAATTGGTTGCCTTTAACATAAGTGCTCCGGTCCAACCCGGCGACACCCTGATCCTGCGGTCGGGCCTGCACGGTAATCTTTTCCTGAAGAATTATAATAATGCCCTTCCCATCACCCTGATGGCCGGCCCTGGCGAAACTCCGGTTCTCGAAGAAGTACACTTGCAAGCCTGCAGTAATTGGATATTGGATGGTCTGACTGTCAGCTCGGAGCCTTATGGGCATTACCTCTCCGATAAGTTGATCTATCTGGAATCTCATGGATGGCAGGGACCGACAAAAAACATCACCATCCGGAACTGCCATATATACAGTACAAAAAGTCCCTGGACCAATGCTGCTGACTGGGTGAATAAGGCAAGTGATGGATTGTTTATCAAAGCCGATTCTGTATTGGCCCAGGGAAATATTCTGGAAAACGTCCATTTTGGATTAACAGCCTCCGGGGATTACATTCAGGCCATTGGCAACCAGATTATCAATTTCTCGGGCGATGGGATGCGGATTCTCGGCTCGTACATCCTGTTTGACGGCAACACAATAAAAAATTGCTACGATGTGGACGAGAACCATGATGATGGCATCCAGTCATTCACCACGAACGGCCACATCGTTGATCATAATATCATCCGCAACAATGTCATCCTGAACTACGAAGATCCGGATCAACCCCTCCTGGGACCGTTACAGGGGATAGGTTGCTTTGACGGCTTTTACAACGACTGGCTCATCGAGAACAATCTCATCTGTGTCAATCACTGGCACGGCATTACCTTGCTTGGGGCCAATAACTGCCGTATCATCCACAATACAGTCATTGATCCGACACCGGATGAGGAACCTGGTCCCAGTTGGATCCGGATCGATGACCACAAGGACGGACGCAAGAGCAGCAATTGTGTCGTTGCCAATAACATCGCTAACCGGATCATCGCTGACGCCGACACCTCCGGAAACTTTGAACTAAGAACATACCAGCAATACCGGGAGCAATTTGTTGATTATACAAATTATGATTTCCACCTGCTTGCCCACAGTACCCTGATTGACCGGGGTACAGCTAATTACGGCAATGGTTTTGATGCAGAAGGCACGATCCGGCCACAAGGAGCTCAGGTAGATCCGGGTTGTTATGAGTTTTCTGCTTTAACAAGTCTTCACTCCTCTATCATTGCAAGTGAACCACAGCTCAAGCTCTATCCTAACCCGGTGGCCAACCAACTACTCCTGACGACTAAATTGGAATGGCATCACCTCGTAGTATGCGATGTACAGGGGAAGCCATTGATTTATTTATCGCAAACCAATGATCCAAAGACAGCCACCATAGACGTGACACAATTGTCTTCCGGAGTATATTGGATTAAAGTCATATCCCGGAATGGAGAAACAACGGGCTTTGGCAAATTCATGAAGTTATAG
- a CDS encoding LamB/YcsF family protein, with the protein MASRHSIDINCDMGESFGIYTIGQDEKIFPYITSCSIACGFHGGDPLHIEKTIIHALHEQVSIGAHPSYPDLAGFGRRKMSIAPAELKAIVKYQIAAIKGMTEAEGGRLAYVKPHGALYNTASDQEPECLAIIQAILEIDDRLPLMGLAGSRMEELAQQYQHPFIAEAFADRHYEPDGQLRSRAKEDAVILDPAIAAEQVLSIILKQEVIAIDGSVIPIKAHSICIHGDNPQAVDILQAIDKKLEEHGIQKQSIAAL; encoded by the coding sequence ATGGCAAGCCGCCACAGCATTGACATTAACTGCGACATGGGAGAGAGCTTTGGAATCTATACCATTGGCCAGGATGAAAAGATATTTCCCTACATAACATCCTGTAGTATAGCCTGCGGGTTCCATGGAGGGGATCCGCTCCACATCGAAAAGACCATTATCCATGCTTTACATGAACAGGTAAGCATCGGTGCGCATCCATCCTACCCGGACCTGGCCGGATTTGGACGCCGGAAGATGTCGATTGCGCCGGCAGAGCTTAAGGCCATCGTCAAATATCAGATCGCAGCCATCAAAGGCATGACCGAAGCCGAAGGTGGGCGATTGGCTTATGTAAAACCCCATGGCGCCCTTTACAATACAGCCTCCGATCAGGAACCGGAATGCCTGGCGATCATCCAGGCTATCCTGGAGATCGATGACCGGCTTCCACTCATGGGATTAGCCGGAAGCCGTATGGAGGAACTGGCCCAGCAATACCAACACCCTTTTATTGCTGAGGCATTTGCAGATCGCCATTACGAGCCGGACGGACAATTGCGATCCAGGGCTAAAGAAGACGCCGTCATCCTCGATCCGGCCATTGCTGCAGAACAAGTCCTATCGATTATATTAAAGCAGGAGGTCATTGCCATTGATGGATCCGTGATCCCAATCAAAGCACATAGCATCTGCATTCATGGAGACAATCCGCAGGCGGTTGACATTCTGCAGGCCATTGACAAAAAACTGGAAGAGCACGGAATTCAAAAACAAAGTATTGCGGCCCTATGA
- a CDS encoding sterol desaturase family protein, translating to MNQTPNDTAGAQGQIFQNPALEFFSKSPPRVSAAIYALVILTLLVLAWNFGKMVQPGVAALWYFGAFVFWTFFEYFAHRYFFHLDHYFPESKLAARVSYIFHGIHHDYPRDISRIIMPPAPGLLIIGTLYLVGLLFLRSNVYLFLAGFLTGYLFYTYIHYKTHTTPVPGYLKAQYRHHALHHYKYPEKAFGVSTMFWDWVFGTMPPKKAVK from the coding sequence ATGAACCAAACACCAAATGACACGGCCGGTGCGCAAGGCCAGATCTTTCAGAACCCCGCACTTGAGTTTTTTTCCAAATCACCTCCCCGGGTGTCCGCAGCCATTTATGCTCTCGTGATATTGACCTTATTGGTCCTCGCCTGGAATTTTGGTAAGATGGTTCAGCCTGGCGTTGCAGCCTTGTGGTACTTCGGGGCATTTGTCTTCTGGACCTTTTTTGAATATTTTGCCCATCGTTACTTTTTTCATCTGGACCACTATTTCCCGGAATCGAAGCTTGCCGCACGTGTCAGTTATATCTTTCATGGCATACACCACGATTATCCGCGTGATATAAGCAGGATCATCATGCCGCCGGCGCCTGGATTGCTTATTATTGGAACATTGTATCTGGTAGGACTGCTATTCCTTAGATCCAATGTTTACCTTTTCCTGGCTGGATTTCTGACCGGATATTTGTTTTATACATATATCCATTACAAAACACACACCACACCTGTACCCGGTTATTTAAAGGCGCAGTACCGTCACCATGCCCTGCACCATTATAAATATCCGGAGAAGGCGTTTGGTGTTTCCACCATGTTTTGGGATTGGGTGTTTGGTACGATGCCTCCCAAGAAGGCTGTTAAATAA
- a CDS encoding arylamine N-acetyltransferase, whose product MNERTLTYLNRLGYYQPVTPTIQHLNALQHRHLQRIPFENLDIHLGRKILLDRDLIYAKIILDNRGGFCFEVNSLFQELLDNLGYNSYLISCAVFSEVDQAFTLDGGHAAVVVQLLGKKWLVDVGFGDGIQHPVPLPGEDPEMHNYRYYKVFELDDYYQLMKSDDRTKWTPMYRFKDHPVELSYFNPMCHFHQTSPSSPFTQRRLCTKLVPEGRVTLAGDRIIRTWKDDRHETMINPGEFDRYLDELFDIRIDGDWQPIPQKT is encoded by the coding sequence ATGAACGAACGCACGCTCACATATCTCAATCGCCTAGGCTATTATCAGCCGGTGACACCCACGATTCAGCATTTGAATGCTTTGCAACATCGTCACTTGCAGCGCATCCCATTTGAAAACCTCGACATTCACCTGGGCAGGAAAATCTTATTGGACCGGGACCTGATCTATGCAAAGATCATATTGGATAATCGTGGTGGTTTCTGCTTTGAGGTGAACTCCCTTTTCCAGGAGTTGCTTGACAATCTGGGTTACAACAGCTACCTGATCTCCTGTGCCGTATTTTCAGAAGTCGATCAGGCATTTACGCTGGATGGAGGCCATGCGGCGGTTGTCGTTCAATTGCTGGGAAAGAAATGGCTGGTCGATGTCGGGTTTGGTGATGGCATTCAACACCCGGTACCTCTTCCCGGTGAGGATCCTGAAATGCATAATTACCGGTATTATAAGGTATTTGAGCTGGATGATTATTATCAGCTGATGAAATCGGATGACCGGACCAAGTGGACGCCGATGTATCGATTTAAAGACCATCCGGTCGAACTGTCTTATTTTAATCCAATGTGTCATTTTCATCAGACTTCCCCTTCTTCTCCCTTTACACAGCGCCGGTTGTGTACCAAACTGGTTCCGGAAGGACGGGTAACGCTGGCCGGTGACCGCATCATCCGTACCTGGAAAGATGACCGGCATGAAACCATGATCAATCCGGGCGAATTTGATCGATATCTTGATGAACTATTTGATATACGTATTGACGGAGACTGGCAACCAATCCCACAAAAGACGTAA
- a CDS encoding biotin-dependent carboxyltransferase family protein has translation MDNQIRIECLHPGLMTTIQDQGRSGKQHLGIPPGGALDGQSARIANALAGNNIRNPVLEITVIGPQLKFHNDCQIALTGARIPVLADGHHVPYYQTINLPAGTVLRFGRVLDGCRSYLAVNGEWQVDQWMGSSSALTSTRQEHTAFAYLKAKSVLSIVRGKNIQPISIPPFWWPDYTHFPPIRLMPGPEFFSVDQRALDILLSHPHTVSRDSNRMGYRLKSRFQFPESSREMLSSAILPGTIQLTSSGQPILLLADAQTTGGYYRVGQVIAADIDLLGQLKPGDEIGFIMVNSHAALKAADEYLNRETLIMASIRKTRQ, from the coding sequence ATGGATAATCAGATCCGGATCGAATGCCTTCACCCCGGACTGATGACAACCATCCAGGACCAGGGCCGTTCAGGGAAGCAACATCTGGGCATCCCTCCCGGGGGAGCGCTGGATGGACAATCCGCTCGAATTGCCAATGCACTGGCAGGTAATAACATTCGTAATCCGGTTCTGGAAATCACCGTGATCGGTCCACAGTTAAAATTTCATAACGACTGCCAAATTGCATTGACAGGGGCACGAATCCCGGTTCTTGCTGATGGCCACCATGTACCCTATTACCAAACCATAAATTTACCTGCAGGTACCGTGCTTCGGTTTGGCCGGGTATTGGATGGATGCCGCTCCTATTTAGCCGTTAACGGTGAATGGCAAGTCGATCAATGGATGGGGAGTTCAAGCGCCCTCACGTCCACTCGCCAGGAACATACCGCATTTGCATACCTGAAAGCGAAATCTGTGCTTTCTATCGTGCGGGGAAAGAATATTCAACCCATTTCCATCCCACCCTTCTGGTGGCCGGATTATACCCATTTCCCACCCATCCGATTGATGCCAGGGCCGGAGTTCTTTTCGGTAGATCAGCGTGCATTGGATATTCTGCTTAGCCATCCCCATACGGTATCAAGGGACTCCAATCGTATGGGATACCGTCTCAAGAGCCGGTTTCAATTTCCGGAATCAAGCAGGGAAATGCTCTCGTCAGCCATCCTTCCGGGCACCATTCAACTGACCTCATCAGGGCAACCTATATTATTACTCGCAGATGCCCAGACGACCGGTGGATATTACCGGGTGGGTCAGGTGATTGCAGCAGATATAGATCTGTTGGGTCAACTAAAACCCGGCGATGAAATAGGATTCATCATGGTAAACAGCCATGCCGCTCTGAAAGCTGCAGATGAATACCTTAACCGGGAAACACTGATCATGGCCTCAATCCGGAAGACCCGGCAATAG